A part of Pristiophorus japonicus isolate sPriJap1 chromosome 15, sPriJap1.hap1, whole genome shotgun sequence genomic DNA contains:
- the socs1a gene encoding suppressor of cytokine signaling 1a, with amino-acid sequence MVADSNLTDRAANARERLEPQVLEHAEQDDHRSPHHQHPNQQARASPSNHQVETHFKTFRSQSDFHIITRTCRYLEDSGFYWGPMTVEVAHSKLKSEPVGTFLIRDSKQRNYFFSLSVKTANEPISFRIQFQDGLFCLDGSKESFSCVMKLIEHFTVSPKKFLSKPLRKVRLQPLQEICRKRIIESFGKDNIDQLPLNPVLKDYLKTFPFRI; translated from the coding sequence ATGGTGGCAGACAGCAACCTGACTGACAGAGCCGCCAATGCCAGAGAGCGACTGGAGCCTCAGGTACTGGAACACGCAGAGCAAGACGACCACAGATCTCCTCATCATCAGCACCCCAACCAGCAGGCAAGGGCCAGCCCCAGCAACCACCAGGTGGAAACCCACTTCAAAACATTCCGGTCTCAGTCAGACTTCCACATCATCACAAGGACTTGCAGATACCTGGAAGACAGTGGTTTTTACTGGGGCCCAATGACAGTGGAAGTGGCTCACAGCAAGCTTAAATCTGAACCCGTGGGGACCTTTCTTATTAGGGACAGCAAACAAAGGAATTATTTCTTCTCGCTTAGTGTCAAAACTGCCAATGAGCCCATCAGTTTCAGGATCCAGTTTCAGGATGGTCTTTTCTGCTTGGACGGCAGCAAGGAGTCCTTCAGCTGCGTCATGAAGTTGATCGAGCATTTCACAGTCTCGCCAAAGAAGTTTCTCTCTAAACCGCTCAGAAAAGTCAGACTACAGCCCTTGCAGGAAATCTGCAGGAAAAGGATTATCGAGTCGTTCGGGAAAGACAATATCGATCAGCTCCCCTTAAATCCTGTCTTGAAGGACTATCTTAAAACGTTCCCATTTCGGATTTAA